One Numenius arquata chromosome 10, bNumArq3.hap1.1, whole genome shotgun sequence DNA segment encodes these proteins:
- the RTKN2 gene encoding rhotekin-2, with the protein MRRCLPGAGGQEPECDIQEKINFEIRMREGICKLLAVSTQKDQLLQAVKNLMVCNARILAYKTELQNKKEEPISCRAKELSSENGSKDRVACRAKVAITDIRIPLMWKDSDHFSNKEKSQRYAVFCLFRMGAEVFDTEVAIVDKAITDICFENVTIFDEARPDFQVKVEVYSCCTEEPLCVTNTPKKLAKKLKTSLSKATGKKLKAALEEDSTELLLPADPVIHGAKYSLLAYTTLGLESAEDNFRTHNLTITGNEESSFWLPLYGNMCCRLVAQPSCMARDMMAGFLNQQQMIGSLTSWRRLYCVLRGGKLLCYNSPEEIEAKLEPALTVSINKETRIRAVDKDSKRRTNNFSVINPVSGEAVTRLFATDSRDDLHKWMEAFWQHFYDLSQWKHCCEELMKIEIMSPRKPPLFLTKEATSIYHDMSIDSPGKHEGLADIIQKKIEESDGEFLLGQRKESASSLWASLFDGSHDIVFQKNTHPGSKKDTASPVDGRGKKRRAPLPPSDKLPYSAKVQVNTEQLGKENQKSDCTSASSSSFDSKLSTIMQQLQTPIAAARKIGPCRKNSLAGHGNPISLVTKTESETKPILTPRQKCITEMLDPRSWLQP; encoded by the exons ATGCGGCGGTGTCTGCCGGGGGCCGGCGGCCAGGAGCCG GAATGCGACATCCAAGAGAAGATTAACTTTGAAATCCGCATGCGAGAAGGCATCTGTAAACTACTCGCAGTGAGCACACAAAAAGACCAACTCTTGCAAGCGGTTAAAAACCTGATGGTTTGCAATGCTCGTATACTTGCGTACAAGACTGAGCTACAGAACAAAAAAGAAGAGCCGATCTCATGCAGAGCCAAAGAACT GTCTTCAGAAAATGGGTCAAAAGACCGGGTGGCTTGCAGAGCAAAGGTTGCTATAACAG ataTTCGAATACCGTTAATGTGGAAAGACTCTGATCACTTCAGCAATAAAGAAA AATCTCAGCGCTatgcagttttttgtttgttcagaatGGGAGCTGAGGTTTTTGATACAGAGGTGGCTATTGTGGACAAAGCAATAACAGAtatctgttttgaaaatgtaaccATATT TGATGAAGCAAGACCAGATTTCCAGGTGAAGGTTGAAGTGTATAGCTGCTGTACAGAGGAGCCTTTATGTGTAACAAACACTCCTAAGAAACTAGCAAAGAAGCTTAAAACATCCCTCAGCAAAGCTACAGGGAAGAAACTCAAAGCTGCGCTGGAAGAAGACAGCACTGAATTGCTTTTGCCCGCTGACCCGGTCATCCA TGGAGCAAAGTACAGTTTGCTAGCGTATACCACTTTGGGGCTGGAGAGTGCTGAGGACAATTTCAGGACCCACAACCTCACCATTACAGGAAATG AGGAATCCTCTTTTTGGCTCCCCCTGTATGGAAACATGTGCTGCCGTTTAGTTGCTCAGCCTTCCTGCATGGCTAGGGATATGATGGCAGGATTTCTTAATCAGCAG CAAATGATAGGAAGTCTAACTAGCTGGAGGAGGCTGTATTGTGTACTAAGAGGTGGCAAGCTCTTGTGTTATAACTCGCCAGAAGAAATTGAGGCTAAACTGGAGCCAGCACTGACAGTTTCCATCAACAAG GAAACCAGAATTCGAGCTGTGGATAAGGACTCCAAAAGAAGAACTAATAACTTCTCTGTTATCAACCCTGTGTCTGGAGAGGCTGTGACGCGACTTTTTGCTACTGACAGTAGGGACGACCTTCATAAGTGGATGGAGGCTTTCTGGCAGCACTTTTATGATCTGA gcCAGTGGAAACATTGTTGTGAAGAACTTATGAAAATTGAGATTATGTCACCACGGAAACCACCTTTGTTCTTGACAAAAGAAGCGACCTCCATCTACCATGATATGA GCATTGATTCTCCAGGGAAACATGAGGGCTTAGCTGatatcatacaaaaaaaaatcgaAGAGAGTGATGGCGAGTTCCTGCTTGGCCAGCGAAAAGAATCTGCATCTTCCTTATGGGCTTCACTCTTTGATGGATCTCATGACatagtttttcagaaaaacacGCATCCAGGCTCAAAAAAAGATACAGCAAGTCCTGTtgatggcagaggaaagaaaagaagagctcCACTTCCACCCTCTGATAAGTTACCATACAGTGCAAAAGTCCAGGTGAACACAGAGCAATTGGGCAAGGAAAACCAGAAGTCTGACTGCACATCTGCTAGTAGTTCTTCCTTTGATTCAAAGTTATCTACAATAATGCAGCAGTTGCAGACACCCATTGCTGCTGCTCGCAAAATTGGTCCTTGTAGAAAAAACAGTTTAGCTGGCCATGGGAATCCCATTTCGTTGGTTACCAAGACTGAGTCGGAAACTAAACCAATACTAACCCCTAGACAGAAATGCATTACAGAAATGCTAGACCCTAGATCATGGTTGCAGCCATAG